A stretch of DNA from Tachysurus vachellii isolate PV-2020 chromosome 4, HZAU_Pvac_v1, whole genome shotgun sequence:
aggtgaacgtgctaaccactaagccaccgtgcctcccataTAGCAGTACATTGGAGACTGTAAAGACGTTTGGAGAGTGTAAAGATGTAGACATATATGAAAGGGTGCAGCggatttatttgttgtttttgggccttaaaaaaatgttgttacaaaatgtattaattttctTACAAAAGCTTAGGGTTCCTACACAGCTAATATTAACTATTACCATAAGATTAGCCTATATTTGCAAATTTATCACTTGCAGCAAACATTTAAATTCAACAGTAAAATCTTGGGTATTTAAAGAAATTTCACAAATTCTAACTCATAACCATAACTAGAATTCCTAAAACTGCATTGCAAGATATGCTTCTGAGAACTTCTTCAAATCTACCAATGAACATGATCTATCTGCATAAACACCAGTTATATATACAGGATGCCATGCTTTCACGATTTCCGGGTTGATTCACTAAGGTGGAAGTTGTGGTATTCAGTTGCAGTGTAACCAACCGTTGACAGTTTTCTAAATCAGCAGTCAGATTAAAACCCAGCTAAGGAGAAACATCCTTGTGTTCTGGTGTATGCTTTCTGTGTACACAAGACAAACCTTCAAATCAAAAGAAAGTAATGTAGCAGCATAAAGAGAAACAGGGAAAAAATTTACATATACAtagtttacatacagtatactctaTGTGTATCCCCACTTAGTCATATGCACATAGCCTACACATACTGAGCTTCCATCACAATGTTTTATGTTAACTAGTAGGCATTAGAGGGGAAATATTTAGAGCGTTTAAAATCAAAGTCTGGCCATCCCCATAAagcaaaagtgaaaaaaaattcaaaagggAAAATCTTCAACTCTACTTGACAGACTGATAGTTAGCACCTGCTGCTTATTAATTTTACATGTagttaatttaataaaagaaaataatattcatattatGTGTAGATTGTACAATTATTTCAGATTTAATATCCATATAATCTGCATATCTTATATACCAGGCACATTATCAAAAAATTTATTACTTGTGGAAAATACACTTCATCAGCATAATCCACCCTGGTTTTTCTAGTCTTACAACCTGGAGAAAAATACGCCATACTCTGAGATCAACAAATCATATTGTAGTTTTCAAAGAGTAGGAACATGTATAAGCACTAAAgtctagaaaaaaaatttagATGAGGCTGATGAAAGTCTCTTTTACAATAATCTTTTAACACGCCTATATAGTGTTAGATGTTTTCCCTTAGCAGCTGATCACTTGTGTACTGGTTTAGTACAGTGACttcattatttatcatttgtACACTACTTTTTGTCCaccttttattttatgatgGAAGTTGAAACTCAGTAAAATGCAGTGGTCACAATGGGATTTATGCAAATGGTGatttatgtggaaaaatatgtactgtaggcctacatttgcatatttgcaaaGAAATCACAGGACAGACGTCCCTGCATGATAAAAAGCATGATGAAACAAcatatgaatgtttgtgtgtgattctttttttcatgaataatGGTGTCTTGCTAACATATGCAATATATACataaagacctgggtgttatattagacagcaaattgtcttttgaaaatcatattgcccatattacaaaaacagccgtcttccaccttagaaatattgcaaagctgagaaacattcatgcattcatgacctctagactggactactgtaatgcattactaggtggttgtcctgcatctttaataaataagctacagttagtccaaaatgcagctgccagagttcttaccaggacaagaaaatctgatcatataaccccaattttatcatctctacactgttAAGTTTTGAATTGAATACAAATTGTTGCTACTTGCATACAAGTCTCTTGacggtttagctcccacgtatctaactagtcttctaacacgttacaaatCTTtgcgctctctgagatcacaaaactcaggacttctggtagttcccagaatatctaagtctactaaaggcggtagctcccaaactttggcatagtcttcctgatagtgttaggggctcagacacactttcccagtgtaaatatagattaaaaactcatctctttagaatcaaaatcagaatcagaaagatctttattgtcaggtatgttttcacatatgcagaatttgttctagtacagaagctccaaagtgtaaacagaatggcattgacaagacatgaacgcatataatatagacagctgtatgtacagtggaaaaatgtgcaaattgaaatataaataagtaagtatgtgttttaagtaaataatgtaagagtAGTGTGAGtagagtgtgttctgtgtatgtcaagtgttcgtcagatggattgcctgagggaagaaacttcctatggtcgttctggtgctcagggctctgtagtgTTGACCAGTTGGCAACAGTtcgaagagtgagtgtgctggatgtgaggggtccagagtgattgtctttgcccttttgctcactctggagaagtacaggtcttggagaggGGGAGTGGGGATTAGTTTAGTCAGgcaaacacataacacatcccataatattgtgttctattacatcagaccaaatgcacatctagtgcttgctaatattatgaacagaagCTACGTTAATCTCcatgaactccatgtggtcttttgaatcaatacaacatttgtcagactgtatatttataatcacaccctccagggTCACCCCTATGAGGATGGGTTCagctttgagtctggttcctctcaaggtttcttcctttcattcaagggagattttccttgccactgctgcctgagtcacctcagacttgcttattggggataaatacaagcacatttacatatatcttgaattttgtattctattactctcactctctcactcactcattttctaccgcttatccgaactactcgggtcacggggagcctgtgcctatttcaggcgtcctcgggcatcaaggcaggatacaccctggacggagtgccaacccatcgcagggcacacacacactcattcactcacgcaatcacacactacggacaatttttccagagatgccaatcaacctaccatgcatgtctttggaccgggggaggaaaccggaggaaacccctaaggcacggggagaacatgcaaactccacacacacaaggcgggaatcgaacccccaaccctggaggtgtgaggcaaacgtgctaaccactaagccaccgtgccccctgtattctattaatcgttctattattctttataataaccttttgttctatatttatgacctgtaaagctgctttgagacaatgtcaattgtaaaaatgcgatacaaataaacatcattatttatcttaagattattaataatctttgttatttatgtctgtttgtatagtattagtgttatttaagtttgtacttttgagagttacaaacagctggaaccaaattccttgtgtgtgtcaacacacttggccaatatacctgattctgattcaaatATCAAGagccttgtttttcttttccttttgacAGAAAACggtgaattaaacaaaaatatattcacCGTCTGATTACAGGATGTGGTTAAAAGCTTGACAATGTGAGGTAGATACAGGAAAATTTGTATTTTCTATTACAAACTGTTAGGGGAGAccattcttttttccatttcctttgGCTGATGTCAAACACAACATCATATTGAAACAAGGTATTTCCAAACTATTAAACATTAGACGGTTCAGAATTTCAGAACCCTTAAATATGAACTTTTAGATTGGAAAttatattgatattgatattataAGAATGTGGTGTGCTTGGACTGAGAATTACTGTCAAAACAATAAGAAACGGAACAGGAGGTCCATTCAAAAGCCTTGCATAAGTGCATACTTAAGTGTCATTGGTTAGCTACTGAGGAACAGATGACACTGACTCAACACTTTCACAGCACTACTTCCTCTAAATCCTGTAGGGATGTGCTAACTCATCATATTTGAGAAAACCAACGGCTAACGGCTAATCAAATGCATGGTGTTAAACAGGGTctgaaaatactgtatgtcactTGACAAGATAAATTTAaaggtatttttttatattatattatatgttagAGGAAATAAAAGCCAATTGATTGATttagtagaaaaaaaatcaatcattttCTTTTAGAGTGGTCTATCTGAAGAGACTGGGCTGACACAAGGACTAATCTCCTGAGCTGACCAGGCAGAGCTCACAAACAAGCTTCCCCTAGGGCTTACAACATCCACAACACCAGGGAACCAATCTCACACCAGAACCAGTCTAAAAGTAAAGTACTTTAGAGAAGAGAGGGGAGGagtattggagagagagagagagagagagagagagagacgggggcaTGAGTAGTTGCTAGGCAAGCTCAGCCTCTAAATCGCTATGTTTCTCTCTAGTGAGCTTTCGCTTGTTGTATCACATGGGGAATGTAGCTGAGCAGCCAAGCAGCCAGTCACACAGAGAAGAGAGGACAGCACACGGATTACACAGCAGCAGAAACAAGAGCTTCAATAACACCACAATCTGCATGCAGCGTGTGTGTCGGCAGACCTTCCAGCTAACTAAATGGCAGGCATGACTCTCCTCTGCCTTAGGCAACACATATTTAGCTGAGGTCACAGTGGAACAGACTTTTCTGGACGTCAGAGTATTTAATGGTTAACCTTATTTGATGATAGGATCCGACTTTTCTGCAGCTAAAAGGTAGGAGTCCACTTTGTTTGATTATAAAGTCATGTGTGCTTTTGGGGTATATCTGTAGTAACATCAAATTGGTCACCAGATGTAATATCTGTAGCTGCTTGGTAGAAATTTTCCACAGGTCAAGAACAAACgttttataaatgattactCTATTGCAAGACCCAACTTGACTGAAATGAGAGGACCTCAAGATAAACGGGTTCAAATGAAAAGTTAAAGATTATTCATTTCCGCTAAGATACTTACTGCTTCTGAGGAAAGCAAAGAATGTAGTTTAATCCTTTGTCTTATTtctcagaaaggaaaaaaaatgtacattttaatcatATACTAATTCAAATTTTTATGAGTAAGGAGAATGTGCTTAATGGTGCATGTAGGTGTGTTACTCTGACAGTGATATGCAAATAGAGAAACACTCGGTGCCTGTGTTCAAAAACATATAATGTGAAATTTGCATGAGGTTATTGGGAAACATTTACCACAGGCAAACAAAAAAGAGATGACCTATGAGAATGCTAGAACATGAGATCATATTTTAGTAGGTAAATAGGACATcaagcaacaataataatataattataaatgtaatcCAAACCTGCCTATGagcaaaaacacatttcatgAAGGTGTGACTGTCAAAGTTGTGACTGTTTAAAGTCACAGTACGTTttcaaaattaattatttattatttatttagtctagCACACGTATGGACAAGGTTGCACCACAGTAACCACCGAAACATCAGGGTTAAATATATCTGTGCTGACCAGCGCAGGAGATCATTTTGCATTTAGAATCGCTATCAAATTATCAGTAGccaataattaataacaaattcACATTAAATCTATTTGTAAAGTGTTAGATTTAACATTTTCTTATAGGCTGTCTCTTTTGCTTGAAAATGTGCGTCTGTTAAAATGCAGTCCAGATCTAATACTACcactattaatattattataaataatatttaataataataataattaataataataataataatcaaacaatGCTATATTAAATCATTACTCACATATACAAACCTtcaaaaaatgaagaaaggtaTTACGTACAAGACctaatacagtacattaatgAATGATCTATAAAGCATGGGATATTATTCTAAATCATGACACTTTTTTAATATCACGAATATACAGATCTCCGATATCATGTGATCATGTACCACCTTGCATGGTACTGAGTGAAAGTAAAACCCTGTAATCGCTCTCAAAATTCTTCAAGATTAATCTTACCTGTTAATTTCATCCAGTTATAGAGATAATTAAATAAGACCTAGTTCCATAATATCTATCACTTAAATGGAGACAAGAGATCAGATGGTGGTTCAGGAGAACAAAGCACCATCAACAAAGCATTCAGATTTAAATTTAGGATGAGATTAAACTTGTGTAGATACATTAAAGAAGAATAAACCCAAGGCAAAAAGTGTTACCTTCTTTTGAAATATAGATAAACAGAATGAAAtcttgtcctgtcttgtctAGTCTTGTCAGTGAATGGTGTAGGAGGTCTATAAATTGTACAGAAGTGTGAAAGAATTTTGTTTTCTGGAAAAGGTAAAAGCACCAACATTTAGACAGCACcagaaaaaatgttaaagtcaaaacattttaatttcagtaTATTTAGCCATGAGTTTGCAAAATCAACAGATTCCTTTTTATTCCATGGTCTTTCATAGCCTGGTCTGCTTGATGCTGGATTATGCTCCAGCTTGAGAGTGCCAAGTGGAGTTTTCTTCTGTGCCTTGGAATCAGCATCTTGATCTGCTCAATCATTTATCTTAAGGATAAGCCTTCTTCTGTTCCAAGGCCGCTGCATCATGCCTTAGGATGCCATCCACTTGCTGAAAACTGTAAAGTTTTTCCACCTACCAGCCCTTACACAAGATGGGAAAGAACAGAATGCCAGGCACCAAAGTTTAACAGTCCACTCAACTGCAAACGTATACAATCAGAGCATCATTTTATTATGAAGACCCTAAGCAAAGAAGAGGAGGACTACCCTCTGGCCTTCATCATTACTATCCACAAAGACCTGGAGATGTTTGTGCGCCTGCTCAGAGCCATCTATGCACCACACAACGTCTACTGCATTCACATAGATGACAAAGCCCAGGCAGAATACAAGCTAAGTGTTCAAAGATTGGCAGAGTGTTTTCCCAATGTTTTTCTAGCCTCAGTTAGCGAGATAGTGACCTATGGTGGTTTTTCTCGCCTGAAGGCTGATATTAATTGTATGGAGGACCTAGTAAGGTCTCCAGTGAAATGGCGAAAGGTGATCAACCTGTGTGGCCAGGATTTTCCTGTCCAGAGCAACCTGGAGCTGGTAAGATATATGCAAGATGAAAAATGGAAAGATAATAACATGACTCCTGGCATAAAACAGCCAGTGAACTTTCGACACAGGACTCAGATACAGCATGTAGAAGTTAAAGGTGATTATGTGGCCTCCTTGGGTCACAAAAAGACCCCTCCTCCACACAACCTGACGATCTACTTTGGTACAGCCTACTACAGTCTACAAAGAGCATTTGTGGAATATGTGCTCACCAGCCCAGTAGCCAAAGACCTGTTGGAATGGTCAAGGGATACCTACAGCCCCGATGAACATTACTGGGTAACCCTTAATCATCTGGAAGGTAAGCATAGACTACTCATGAAATTTGATCCACAGCTATTCAAATAATCAGGGAAGGTCCCAGCATTTGCAAAAACAAATTGAAACTGTGTGAAAATTCAGAACATTTAGGCAATTGACAAAAAgggattataataaatatattcactACCCTGCTCAACATTTCCACAGATGCCCCTGGCAGTAATGTAAATGCTGACTGGGAGGGTAACATTCGGGCCATTAAATGGAAAGACCAAGAAGGGTCAGTACATCAAGGCTGTAAAGGTATGAACACTACAAAACATATACCAGCCATTACAATACTGTATGAAACACAGGAACATTGTGCAACTATTGTACATGTGAGAAGTTTATGTCATGCGCTATACAAGAAACAGGACAATCTTATCAAAAAGCTATATTTGTCTTCAAAGGAATGTACATCAGGGATATCTGCATCTACGACGTTGAGGATTTACCTTGGATAATTGAGAGGAACAGCATGTTTGCTAACAAGTTGGACACCACTAGATTTCCTCAAGCTCTGGACTGCCTAGAACAGTGGCACAGGCACAAGGTCCTACAGCAGGCAAAAGTGCCCATTCAGTTATCATGGCAACTTGCAACAGAGGTCAATATTACTAATGCTACAGTAGCAGGCTAAATGAAAAAGGTTAGACTGAAAGCTAATAGATAAACTAAATTGTCAGTCATTTCAACATGAATTCATTAATCGTTGGAACAAGAGCTAATGAGATTAAGCGCAAGcctgttaatttttttgtatttatttattactatacaAGGTTATGTATCTATGGCTGCCTGTACAGTAtgcatttatgtatttgttaCTTCTAATGTGTGGGTTAAAACTATTATTTGGCATATATTATAAAGGAGACTATAGAGTTTTTATTTTGGCTGGCTGTAAGTTTCAAGTGCCTCATTCACGAAATGCCAtgtttacaaagaaaaataatgtacATAGAGCCAAAAGAGAGAGTTACGCTTATCATTAAATAGAAGCAGCTGCTCGATAGCCACTGATTAACCAAACAATAAACCTGCTTGTCAGTTTAGAGAAGCTGCAGAAAGTAAACACACTGGTCACACTTCCACTTCCTCATTGTTTTATGACCGTTCAAACGATAAGTTAAATAATTAGATATCTACTAACTGCCATAACTGATATGATTGTAACTGTGATGCAATATCAGACTTATTCATTAGGCTTATGACATcataatattatgctttttgaaCAGGATTTAGCATGCAGTTTGTGTGGCGCTGTTTATATATTACTCTGTTTTTCTCCTTGGCCAAAATGGGGTTTAATTCGAAAAGCCTGGCCTCTTTTTACTAGTCTAAAGGCATTTCACAAATTGCTATTTCTTGTGCCTCTTTTTTGAAGCAGACTTTTTTGTGTCATCAATAAAGTGTACAACCATTTCATAGTCAATGGTCTGACAATGTGCCTTTATACTTGTTTAGAAACATGATACCATGTTCATCTATAATTACTAATACAGTATGATAGTAATTATACTTACTTTCTGTTATCCATATTCCACTTTTCCTCAAACCTGGATCCTCCCATCACACTGATAGATACTGCATTTGTCATCTTACATTGCTTTGTAGAACCAagcattttcatatccatgcATACAATGCTATGCAAATATTTGGGCACAAACTTTTGTTGgttttaaagcaaaaagaaaaacacacccaATCAACATGCAAGAAAACTCTCAGATCGAACTGTCCTTTACTGGACAGAAAAGGCAAAATCACTACATTGGAACAAGGACCTGTAAGAATCCCAAGCTGATACAGGAGTGTTGGTGAAACATTCTACTCTGCAGTTCTGCTTGCACAAACATGATCTGCATGGAAATGTCATCAGAGGAAATTTTACCTTTACTCGTATTAAGAAAGACAGTGTCTGTAATCAAAATGATAAGAACATACAATCATTTTGCTCAATTTTTGCACAATTTTATCTAAGAAGACATGTGTCAGGTCTAATCTAGCCACAGGTCTGTTAAACTAGCCAAGAGCAAACACTCCAATTTCCACAACACACCAGCACGCCTACTTTCACGGTCACTGGATTTATAATTATACTCACCtgtatttaattacacacaaacaaacaaacgcacacacacacacacacacacacacacacacacacacacaccaggagctGGGCCAGATAATTTTGAACGCAGGTGCTGATAGCACGcctgtttatttacagttgGGAGCGGAGtcattacaaataatatatgcaaaatagatcttcttcttcttcttcttcttcttcttcttcttcttattattattattattataattataattattattattattattattattattattatttattgtttgaaaTCCAAGGAGCACTCAGATTacaaaattaaatgattttgCATAGACATTAATTAAACACCAGAATGTCAGTCAATGGCTATACAACAAACATCTCTAGCACTGAGGTATTTATGGGCAAAAGTTGTTGTTTCATCCAAAAATCTGAACAATCAACATCTGAACCGTTCGCGTTTTCACTAGAAGCGAAATCTGAATTAGAATTACAGCAAGAAGTCGCTTATTTGTCACAAGAaaccaattaaaaataaaaataaaataaaatgatatgctAATCCAGTGTAGCCACAACTCATGTCACATGACATTACgttaaatgtttttactttatttcatttgttcttttaaacGATGAACCAAATTATTGAGTAGAACACggtctttattttattgctttaaaaCTGTTTGGGGGTGCTAtgagggagttttttctttattgggGACGCTGAAGCACCTGCTAGCCCCTCTCTGGCGCCGCCTATGGTTCATATTTATAAGCTTCTCTTTGTAAGAGCCTCAGTGCAAAGTAACTGTTGACTTCATGACTATTCATGCTAGTTATGTTGAAGCTTCTAtgtttgtagaagccaacattctgttatATTACTGGAGTTATTTTTCTTAGCCAACTTTTTATTAATTGCTACTCCTCccagagctttcgagccacatacACCAaatcctggtctgaagtttgttgctattacttttctaagcaataggaattccggcattcccggtacggaagctcaaagtggccttttttcccatagactcccattataaactcggcaagttttcaagcgatttacaccaaactcggccaggtTCTTTAAGACCTTACTCTGGACGAACCTTTGGACCTTATTCTGGAGGAACCTTCGGTTTTCCCATAGCCAACGATCGAAAAATCCCAAAAactcccatagacttgaatggggaattcttaaaattctcacacacgcagcgtgcacagagctcaggcacggcttctcttctgttctcaACTATCacctccacactatcaatccgatgattccaaaagtattggccccagtcaatacatttaccacacatccatccatccatccatctatctatctatctatctatccatctatccatctatccatccatccatccatccttcattCAACATTAAGAATTACAtgtactgttctatgcagtataataataagtagaatcccataatgactacagtattgacatgaaatgtccaaaccctcactAGCCACTtttctccaaaagtattggcactccaccgggtattctggtgacggCACTCGACACCACGCAACATCACGTGCAGCCCTGCCCTAAAATAAGCAAATCAAATAGGAAAATCAAACATTAGCACaccatggacatgtgacatatcaaaacattcagcccaatgaggggaactgcctcatgggtattctgatgacgtcatgtgaaaataaaaaattagcacaacacggacatgtgacatatcaaaacactcagcccaatgtcacgtgatgtcacgtgcagccccgccccaaaataagcaaaatcaaaaaatttccaaaacattgacatgtgacatattatAGCACTCAGGATAATGAGGGTAATTGCGTCACgggtattcagatgacgtcacatgctcatatCCGCTTGCcttcaaaagtattggaaccCTAGCGggccagtagctttcacaagcTTTCTGCCCACTTGCCTCAAAAGGTCACACATACCCTTATGTCCAGTCGCCTCcataaagcaccggcctttgcgaacacttgctttgtcaaagccaacatcaaattttGCTGttacgaactttacaaatctagttatttattgtttttgatCCTTGTTCTACTGACATTTTTCATCAGAATTTTGCACTTGATTTTCAGTTGGTCGATTGCCTGACCTGTGCCTGATCTTTTCTAACCATTTGGATGTGATTACTTCTGTAGTAAATACCATGCTAACTTCCATTTGATCTTCCTTGAAGtctgaaaaagaaatcagaaaaagtCTGTGAGATTGAAAGTGTCTTCCTTATCTTCATATACTTACGTTCAAATGAACCTAGCTAATTATTGGACCACCTGAAGGTAATAATTATTGGACTAATTATTGGACATAATAATTAGCTTACAATAAGAAGTCAGTCGATGTAACAACAATGTAACAGTACAGATTACAAACTGTCAGCTTCATAATATCGAGTCTGGTAGAGGCACTCAAGAATTTTTACAGCTCTTGATAATAGATTATTTGAAGATTTGTGACTGTAGAATCACGTGTTCATACTTCTTTGTTAAATCTTTGGTAAAATTATCAAAATCAATATAATGCTATTTAAAACTAgtataaataatgacatttagGCAGTATGTGTAACAACTGAGGTTTCATTTATCAaagcacatgtacacacaaagaAATGTATTACTGTAgatagagagcaagagagagagagagagagagagagagagagaaagaaagaaaacatgttaACCATTCACAAATAAGCAGTgtcacgttaaaaaaaaaataaacacctaCCTGCCACAAAGAGATACCTCATTTTGTCTGTGAGAGAACCGTgaaagaaatgtgaaatgatATAGTGATATATGGTCAAAAAGGGccaaaatgtaaatacatgCATGCTTTGAAGATCATTTGGGGTTGTCAGCAAGATAACCAACAACCAAGATGGTCAAACACATAAGATTTCAGGCCTCTCTGCTTTAAAGTCAATCAGAGCCATGAGATATTTGACTGTCTTCTTAGGAAGACAGAACATTAGCTATGCTTCTGGTAAATTTTTCACCAGACACTTCCTTCCTTTCAAGCACATTAAATCAGAAAATTGCTTATCATGGTTTGTGTTGTTTGGATGGTAATGGCTTTCTTAATGGATgtgtaatatattaattttcCCGAGAAGACCTCAGCAAGCATGTGGTTTTCAAATACATTATAAAAGCATACTTGTAACTTTGGAGGAAAATTTGTTAATGCACTCCAACTGTATGGcatgtttttaagttttttgCTGCAAATATCTTCAAATGTAAGAGGCAAGATCAGGAGACCAACCC
This window harbors:
- the LOC132844611 gene encoding beta-1,3-galactosyl-O-glycosyl-glycoprotein beta-1,6-N-acetylglucosaminyltransferase 7-like: MLQLESAKWSFLLCLGISILICSIIYLKDKPSSVPRPLHHALGCHPLAENCKVFPPTSPYTRWERTECQAPKFNSPLNCKRIQSEHHFIMKTLSKEEEDYPLAFIITIHKDLEMFVRLLRAIYAPHNVYCIHIDDKAQAEYKLSVQRLAECFPNVFLASVSEIVTYGGFSRLKADINCMEDLVRSPVKWRKVINLCGQDFPVQSNLELVRYMQDEKWKDNNMTPGIKQPVNFRHRTQIQHVEVKGDYVASLGHKKTPPPHNLTIYFGTAYYSLQRAFVEYVLTSPVAKDLLEWSRDTYSPDEHYWVTLNHLEDAPGSNVNADWEGNIRAIKWKDQEGSVHQGCKGMYIRDICIYDVEDLPWIIERNSMFANKLDTTRFPQALDCLEQWHRHKVLQQAKVPIQLSWQLATEVNITNATVAG